From the genome of Hippopotamus amphibius kiboko isolate mHipAmp2 unplaced genomic scaffold, mHipAmp2.hap2 H_1, whole genome shotgun sequence:
GACAGACCCAGCTCCTTCCCCTAGGCTTACAACCCAGTTGGAGAGACACTGAATAGCTGAACAAACATACGAGTAATTTAAAATGATAACAGTCGCTCTGTGATATCAGCATAGAGAGTAACAATGGAGGGTTTGATAGAGGATTTTCAAGGAAGGCTTACTGAAGATAAGACATGGACAAATTTATGCCAAGGATAGCAGGGATTTCCAGAAATGGGAAAAACAAGAATGGGAGAAGGgtgttccagacagaaggaactACATGTGGGAATTCTTTAAGCCTTGCAGGACCTTGGAACGTTTGAGGAAATGAAAGGGTTCCCGTAGGGCTTGGGTAGATGGGTGAAGAGGAACCATGACAAGAGTTAAACCTGAAGTAACTGGCAAGGCTTCATAAGGAACATAAGGTTTATTCAAAGAATAATGGGGAAAACGTCAagagttttaagcagaggagtaaCCCTATATGATCTGTGTTTTTCGAAGACTCCGCGAGCTACCACATGGAGGATTGTAGAGGCGAGCATGGACGCCGGGAGGCCAGAGAAGAGGTTGTTTCATTTACTCAAGTGAGATGATGGCTTGGATCTGGGGCGAGGCAAGATGCACGGAGATAGATTTGCAAAATACTTTGTAGATGTGTTTTGTCCTTAGATGGAGAGATCCCTGGATGTAGGCAACATGACCAGGGTCCAGGAATTTGTCTTGCTGGGCTTGTCCACAAGACCAGAAATAAGGGAGGTCCTGTTTGCCGTCTTCCTGGCCCTCTACCTGCTGACCCTCCTGGAGAACACCCTCATCATCTTCCTTGTCTGCAGTCACAGCGAGCTCCACAagcccatgtacttcttcctgggCCACCTGAGCTGCCTGGAGATGTGCTACGTGTCAGTGACCACGCCCAGCCTGCTTGTGGGGCTGTGGACTGGGCCCTACCACGTGCCCTTCACAGCCTGCATGACCCAACTCTTCTTCTTCATCTCCCTCATCTGCACGGAGTGCACCCTCCTGGCCTCCATGGCCTacgaccgctatgtggccatctgccacccactCCGCTACCCACTGCTCATGAGACCCCAGGTCTGCCTGGGCTTGGCCATGACATCATGGCTTGGTGGGCTGCTGGTCTCGGTGGCCAAGACAACGTGCATTGCCAGCCTGTCCTACTGTGGCCCCAACGTCCTCAACCACTTCTTCTGTGACGTCTCCCCTCTGCTCAACCTGTCCTGCACCCATGTGGCCCTGACGGAGCTGGTGGACTTCATCTCCGCCATCGTCATCCTCTGGGGTTCCCTCCTGGTGGCCATGGCCTCCTACGTGGCCATTGGTAGGGCTGTACTCCGCATGCCCTCAGCGGCCGCCTGCCgcaaggccttctccacctgcgCCTCCCACCTGGTAGTGGTGGGCATCTTCTACTCAGCCACTCTCTTCATCTACTGCCGCCCCAGCCGCATCGAATCCATGGACCTCAACAAGGTGCTGTCGGTCATCTACACGGTGGCCACGCCCCTGTGCAACCCCGTCATCTACTGCCTGCGGAACCAGGAGGTCCAGACAGCATTCCATAGAACCCTACACTGGTCCTGAGGCTGACCAGCTAAGGGCATGGGTGAGGTCTCAAGGCATTAATACTTTACATTCATACACCATACAgttcatcctttaaaaatgtacaattcagtagatatttagtacatttacagGGTTGTGCAACCGTCACTGTATCTGATTCCAAAACACTTTCATCCCCAcaaaagaaatccacagcggTTAGAAGTCACTTCCTATCTCCCGTCTGCAGCCCTGAGAAACCATTAATCTTTCTCTCCCTGTGGATTTGCCTAATTGGGCATTTTacataattgaaatcatatgatatgtggATTTTTAcgtggcttctttcatttagcataatattttcaaggtttgtGCATGTTGTAGCACGTAccagtagtttattcctttttatggttgaaaaaTACTCGATTACATGGATACACCATATTTAGGTTACCTATTCATCAGTTGAaagatatttgagttgtttccactttttagctactagggataaatatttgtaaatatttgtaaaactctgtggaaacaaattttcttttctcttgggtatatgcctaggagtggaactgctgggtcacatgctagtgctatatttaacttttaaaagaactgtcaaactgtttttaaAGGCTTCAATATCCTACTCTAAAAATAtatggaattccctggcggtcccggggttaggactctgtgcttccactgcaggggacacgggttcgatccctgatgggaaactaagatcctgcatactgcacAGCTCGGCACAAAAAGAAAACGTCCATGTCTCCTGCAATAAAAATATGTGTAAGTCAGGGTAAGGGGGGCAATTGTAAATGGCAGTTTATAGATGAGGTAATGCAAACAACCACTGAATCTCACAAATCTCCTTAATACTCAGGAAAAATGCTAGTTACAGTGTTACGCCATGGGCACAAATGGTTCACACCTTCTTGGAGAGCAGCCTGGTATCACCTGTTAAAATGTGAATTGTGCCTGCACGTTGACCCAGAACCTGCTCCTTCGCAGGTATCTCACAGGAAGATTAAAGCACTGATCTGTAAGAATACATGTATAAGGATGTTTATTGTAGCATCGTTTTAAGTGGCCCAAACTGGAAAGAATGTGAATATTCATTAATAACACAGTGACTGAATAGGTTATGGTGACCCCATATTGTGAAACCTTatgaagcaatttttttaaagcagttgtaTCTCTGTATATTGACATGGAGGCCTGacagttatatataaaaatgtgaaaatttaaagttctaaattaaattttaaattttaaagtgcacagacaaaaattctaaatatatccACAGGTGTTTGCATAGATTTATTTTGAGGGTGCACACCCCAAAATTCAAGGAGAGTGAAAACTTTTGGAGGGAAAATTTCAGTAATCATGGAAGTTATGAACTAAAATTGGCACAATGTTTCTGGAGGACAATTTAATGTCCAATATGCACTAAAACCTGAGTGTTTATGGCCTTTGACAGCATataattttaaggatttttagCCAAGAAAATAACTTAGGATGCTTGCAACAATGTAATTGTGAAGATATTTGTACGGTTCTGTGTTTTTAATGGAGAACTGTTGGGCGAGACGGTTCAGCAATAGAGGCGTCTTTAAACACACAAGCACACCTATGCAATGGAACCCTACAAtgccatgaaaaataaatttggtaGGTATATTTACTTCCATGAAAGAAGTCGATTACATACCATGACGTGAAAATTTTAGGGTATAAAACAGCATGAACAGTGTAATTacgttttgattttttaattaattttattggctgtgttgggtcttttttgctgtgtacaggctctcttttttagttgcagtgagtgggggctactcttcgttgtggtgcgtgggcttctgattgccgtggcttctcagtgcggagaacgggctctaggcttgtgggcttcagtagttgcagcacatgggctcaatagttgtggctcacgggctctaaagcgcaggctcagtagttgtggagcacgggcttcgttgctccgcggcatgtgggatcttcccggagcagggatcgaacctgtgtcccctgcattggcaggtgcattcttaaccactgggccacctaggaagcccacgttttgattttttaacgcgatgtgtgtgtctgtgtgaattTGAAAATCAACACTATGAAATGCTAATGGTGATTGCCAATGTGTGGCAGACCTCGGGGaggctttgctttcattttcacttcATTGTATTTTGTGAAAAATTCTTTTTGTGGCAAGCATGTGTTGCTTTTATAATGAGATTATTTTTCAGTATCAAAAATCACTTTAATCTCTGTCTTCTGTCCATGAGATAGAGCCGAACTTGACCCCCATTTAGCTTCTTTCTGCCCCACAGATGAGAGCAGTCATTGGGAATTGTTTTGCTTATGGCTTTCTTCATTCTGACTCCTTTCCTGTTCTATGATGCATTTCCCTTGTGGAATTGTAGCTGCAACAgaatctgatattttcttttctttcttttttttaattcatttatttggctgtgccaggtcttagttgcaacacacgggatccttagttgcagcacgtggactcccagtggtggcatgcaggatccaattccccgatcagggatcaaacccaggcccccctgcactgggagcacggagtcccagacactggaccaccagggaagtcctaaatctGGTATTT
Proteins encoded in this window:
- the LOC130842989 gene encoding olfactory receptor 5-like, which codes for MERSLDVGNMTRVQEFVLLGLSTRPEIREVLFAVFLALYLLTLLENTLIIFLVCSHSELHKPMYFFLGHLSCLEMCYVSVTTPSLLVGLWTGPYHVPFTACMTQLFFFISLICTECTLLASMAYDRYVAICHPLRYPLLMRPQVCLGLAMTSWLGGLLVSVAKTTCIASLSYCGPNVLNHFFCDVSPLLNLSCTHVALTELVDFISAIVILWGSLLVAMASYVAIGRAVLRMPSAAACRKAFSTCASHLVVVGIFYSATLFIYCRPSRIESMDLNKVLSVIYTVATPLCNPVIYCLRNQEVQTAFHRTLHWS